The following proteins are co-located in the Sardina pilchardus chromosome 24, fSarPil1.1, whole genome shotgun sequence genome:
- the hoxa1a gene encoding homeobox protein Hox-A1a encodes MSTFLDYSVMSGGDAGGACSVRTFHADHGITTFQSCAVAVSNCVGEDRFLAGRTSPDTGPVSHVQQPGSYQSPGSSLSIAYGAHAGYGTQGFCSSYNHYALNQEVDTAVGLAQCAPIVYSGNISSSVVQHHSHLTHRQGYSGGSAHLHGPLQFAAHTSCGHGPEQPSLALLTAGCSNALSPLNTSHHDAFCPSLTDSAFNAQTFDWMRVKRNPPKTGKAGEFGFSGQPNTVRTNFTTKQLTELEKEFHFNKYLTRARRVEIAAALQLNETQVKIWFQNRRMKQKKREKEGMLPKSPSNTGSSPGKGDDGSEKSLSTPSTPSPVSSS; translated from the exons ATGAGCACGTTCTTAGATTATTCAGTGATGAGTGGAGGAGATGCCGGTGGCGCGTGCTCCGTGAGAACGTTCCACGCGGATCACGGAATTACAACTTTCCAATCCTGTGCTGTGGCGGTGAGTAATTGTGTCGGGGAAGATCGCTTCCTTGCAGGTAGAACATCTCCGGACACGGGACCTGTGTCTCACGTACAACAACCTGGGTCCTATCAGTCTCCCGGTAGCTCGTTGAGCATTGCGTATGGCGCGCACGCGGGCTATGGCACGCAGGGCTTTTGCTCAAGTTACAACCATTACGCGCTGAATCAGGAAGTAGACACGGCGGTTGGTCTGGCACAGTGCGCGCCCATCGTTTACTCCGGGAACATATCTTCGTCAGTGGTGCAGCATCACTCCCACCTCACGCACCGGCAAGGTTACAGCGGTGGCAGCGCGCATCTGCACGGACCACTCCAGTTCGCTGCTCACACGTCGTGCGGCCACGGACCAGAGCAGCCCAGCCTTGCCCTCCTGACTGCAGGCTGCTCGAACGCCTTGTCGCCTCTGAACACGAGCCACCACGATGCTTTTTGCCCATCACTGACGGATAGCGCTTTCAACGCCCAGACATTTGACTGGATGAGAGTGAAACGGAATCCACCGAAGACAG GGAAAGCAGGGGAGTTTGGCTTCAGTGGCCAGCCCAATACCGTCCGCACAAACTTCACCACCAAACAGCTGACGGAGCTCGAGAAGGAGTTCCACTTCAACAAGTACCTCACCCGCGCGAGGAGAGTGGAGATCGCCGCTGCGCTCCAGCTGAACGAGACCCAGGTGAAGATCTGGTTCCAGAATCGGCGCATGAAGCAGAAGAAGCGCGAGAAAGAGGGCATGCTCCCGAAATCCCCATCCAACACCGGGAGCAGCCCAGGAAAAGGCGATGATGGATCGGAAAAgtctctctctaccccatcCACACCCTCTCCTGTATCCTCCAGTTGA